In the genome of Flavobacteriales bacterium, one region contains:
- the ubiE gene encoding bifunctional demethylmenaquinone methyltransferase/2-methoxy-6-polyprenyl-1,4-benzoquinol methylase UbiE: MTVTPYSPDGSKRQQVEQMFDAISPKYDLLNRLFSLGIDQGWRRKVMREVTKEPVQKLLDVATGTADLAIMAAKHVPEVIGVDISEGMLSHGRTKVTKKGLDHQIKLQQADSVALPFPDGTFDAITVAFGVRNFEELQRGITEMQRVLKANGRLFVLEFSKPQKTPMKQLFRFYFHRVMPFVGKAVSKDCAAYSYLPKSVEAFPEGSDFLKIMVSAGLRECKAESLTGGIASLYTGRK, encoded by the coding sequence ATGACCGTTACACCATATTCCCCGGATGGCTCCAAACGGCAACAAGTGGAGCAGATGTTCGATGCGATCTCGCCGAAGTACGACCTGCTGAATCGCCTATTCTCACTGGGTATTGACCAAGGCTGGCGCCGGAAAGTGATGCGCGAAGTGACCAAGGAACCCGTTCAGAAATTACTCGATGTCGCTACGGGTACCGCGGACCTGGCTATCATGGCCGCCAAGCACGTTCCTGAAGTGATCGGCGTTGATATTTCTGAAGGCATGTTGAGCCATGGCCGCACGAAAGTGACCAAAAAAGGGTTGGACCATCAGATCAAACTGCAACAAGCAGATTCCGTTGCCCTGCCATTCCCGGATGGAACATTCGATGCGATCACAGTTGCTTTCGGTGTTCGGAATTTTGAAGAACTCCAACGCGGGATCACTGAAATGCAGCGGGTGCTCAAGGCCAATGGGAGGCTTTTCGTGCTGGAATTCTCGAAGCCGCAGAAAACGCCTATGAAGCAATTGTTCCGGTTCTACTTCCACCGTGTAATGCCCTTTGTTGGTAAAGCGGTAAGCAAGGACTGCGCGGCATATTCGTACCTACCGAAAAGTGTTGAGGCGTTCCCTGAAGGCTCGGACTTCCTGAAGATCATGGTCAGCGCCGGGTTGCGCGAATGCAAGGCCGAGTCATTGACCGGAGGAATTGCTTCTCTGTACACTGGCCGCAAATAG
- a CDS encoding class I fructose-bisphosphate aldolase: MEKLKTGNIEELLGTDARSLLEHKCETIDKGMLHLPGADFVDRSFALTNRNPQVLRSLQALYNNGRLANTGYVSILPVDQGIEHSAGASFAPNAAYFDPENIVKLAYEGGCNAVASTFGVLAANSRKYAHKIPFIVKINHNELMTYPNKFDQVLFGDVKAAWDMGAVAVGATIYFGSEESTRQITEIAEAFEYAHELGMATILWCYIRNNGFKVDGKDYHTATDLTGQANHLGVTIQADIIKQKLPETNGGYNALKGYGKTHPKVYSDLTTDHPIDLCRYQVANCYMGRIGLINSGGASSGASDMAEAVRTAVINKRAGGQGLISGRKAFQRPLKEGIQLLNAIQDVYADKKITVA; encoded by the coding sequence ATGGAAAAGTTGAAGACCGGTAATATTGAGGAGCTGTTAGGCACGGACGCCAGATCGTTATTGGAACACAAGTGTGAGACCATTGACAAAGGAATGTTGCACCTGCCTGGTGCGGATTTCGTTGATCGCAGTTTTGCATTGACGAATCGTAATCCACAGGTGCTGCGTAGCTTGCAAGCGCTATACAATAACGGCCGCTTGGCGAACACAGGTTACGTGAGCATTTTACCTGTTGACCAAGGCATTGAACACAGTGCCGGAGCCAGTTTCGCTCCGAACGCTGCCTATTTCGACCCTGAGAACATTGTTAAACTAGCCTATGAAGGTGGTTGCAATGCGGTTGCTTCCACCTTTGGTGTGCTTGCTGCCAACTCCCGCAAATACGCCCATAAGATCCCGTTCATCGTGAAGATCAATCACAATGAACTGATGACCTACCCGAACAAATTCGACCAAGTATTGTTCGGTGACGTTAAGGCTGCATGGGATATGGGAGCCGTTGCCGTAGGAGCAACGATCTACTTCGGCAGTGAAGAAAGCACGCGCCAGATCACGGAGATCGCGGAAGCGTTCGAATACGCACACGAGTTGGGCATGGCCACCATCCTGTGGTGCTATATCCGCAATAATGGGTTCAAAGTAGATGGCAAGGATTACCACACCGCCACCGACCTCACTGGCCAAGCAAACCATTTAGGTGTCACCATCCAAGCGGATATCATCAAGCAGAAACTGCCTGAGACCAACGGCGGCTACAATGCGCTGAAGGGCTACGGAAAAACACATCCAAAGGTCTACAGCGACCTTACGACCGACCATCCGATCGACCTCTGCCGTTACCAAGTGGCCAATTGCTACATGGGCCGAATCGGCTTGATCAATAGCGGTGGAGCCAGCAGCGGAGCCAGTGATATGGCCGAAGCAGTGCGCACAGCCGTGATCAACAAACGCGCCGGTGGCCAAGGCTTGATCAGTGGTCGAAAAGCATTCCAACGCCCATTGAAAGAAGGCATCCAATTGCTGAACGCTATCCAAGACGTTTACGCGGACAAGAAGATCACTGTGGCGTAA
- a CDS encoding FAD-dependent oxidoreductase: MERTVDILLSPAEANDPVLVRDAAAEAAGFALSEVGTSRILKRSIDARSKHPRFQLRVLVSTEVEQHVSYDPPALPDVSSAPTVLIIGCGPAGLFAALRAISNGLRPIILERGKNVRDRRRDLAAINREHIVDPNSNYCFGEGGAGTYSDGKLYTRSHKRGDVREVLNLFVAYGAPPDILVDAHPHIGTNKLPGIITAMREAIVAAGGLVHFNCHVVDLIVENDHVRGVITANGNEYRSDAVVLATGHSARDVFRMLHAKQIRIERKDFAMGVRIEHPQAIIDAAQYHCKVRDPYLPPASYSLVQQVEGLGVYSFCMCPGGIIAPCATEQEEVVTNGWSPSKRNNPFANSGIVVTAPTGTHEDPLSGMLFQQSVEHAAWVAGGKRQTAPAQRMVDFIEGKLSTDLPACSYLPGITSYSVHELLPQEIASRLRNGLKAFGQKMRGYLTNEAVVVAVESRTSSPVRIPRDPNTLEHVEISGLYPCGEGAGYAGGIVSAAMDGQRVADQVALQLKK, encoded by the coding sequence TTGGAAAGGACCGTGGATATACTGCTATCCCCTGCTGAGGCCAATGACCCCGTATTGGTGCGCGATGCCGCCGCAGAAGCTGCTGGTTTCGCATTGAGCGAAGTTGGTACATCAAGGATCTTGAAGCGTTCAATTGATGCACGCAGCAAGCACCCGCGGTTCCAATTGCGCGTGCTTGTTTCAACGGAAGTTGAGCAACACGTATCCTACGACCCACCTGCTTTACCAGATGTGAGTTCGGCTCCCACCGTGCTGATCATTGGTTGCGGCCCTGCTGGACTATTTGCGGCATTGCGCGCTATTAGCAACGGTTTGCGGCCCATTATTCTGGAACGCGGCAAGAATGTGCGTGATCGACGAAGGGACCTAGCAGCAATAAACCGTGAGCATATCGTCGATCCGAACAGCAATTATTGTTTCGGTGAGGGCGGTGCCGGTACGTATAGCGATGGAAAGCTCTACACACGTAGCCACAAACGCGGTGATGTGAGAGAGGTGCTCAATCTATTCGTTGCTTATGGTGCACCTCCGGATATCCTGGTGGACGCCCATCCGCACATCGGTACCAATAAATTACCGGGGATCATCACGGCCATGCGCGAAGCGATTGTTGCTGCTGGTGGTCTTGTACATTTCAATTGCCACGTGGTGGACCTCATCGTGGAGAACGATCATGTTCGCGGTGTCATCACAGCAAATGGAAACGAATACCGCAGCGATGCGGTGGTATTGGCCACCGGTCACTCGGCCCGCGATGTGTTCCGGATGCTGCATGCAAAACAGATCCGTATCGAACGCAAGGACTTTGCCATGGGTGTGCGCATTGAACATCCGCAAGCGATCATCGATGCCGCTCAATACCATTGCAAGGTGCGCGATCCGTACCTCCCACCGGCCAGCTATAGCTTGGTGCAGCAGGTCGAAGGACTTGGCGTGTATTCATTCTGCATGTGTCCGGGTGGCATCATCGCACCCTGCGCCACGGAACAGGAGGAGGTGGTGACCAATGGATGGAGTCCGAGCAAACGCAATAATCCCTTCGCTAACTCCGGCATTGTGGTCACGGCACCTACCGGCACCCACGAAGATCCGCTCAGTGGGATGCTTTTCCAACAAAGCGTAGAACATGCTGCATGGGTCGCTGGCGGAAAACGGCAAACAGCACCCGCACAACGCATGGTCGATTTCATTGAAGGCAAGCTTTCGACCGACCTCCCAGCATGCAGTTATTTACCGGGCATTACGTCGTATTCCGTGCATGAACTACTGCCACAAGAGATCGCCAGCCGGTTACGGAACGGTCTGAAAGCTTTCGGTCAGAAAATGCGCGGATACCTCACCAATGAGGCGGTCGTCGTTGCTGTGGAATCGCGAACAAGCTCTCCTGTGCGCATCCCGCGTGACCCGAACACGTTGGAGCACGTGGAGATCAGCGGCTTATATCCATGTGGAGAAGGTGCCGGATATGCTGGCGGAATTGTAAGTGCAGCGATGGATGGCCAACGCGTTGCGGACCAAGTTGCGCTTCAGTTGAAGAAGTAG
- a CDS encoding pyridoxal phosphate-dependent aminotransferase, protein MRLSPIVSSMTESATLLMARRSRELRAAGRDIIDLSLGEPDHDPPAFALDAAREALNGNWHKYSPVNGYADVRKAIANKFERDNGLSFTPDQIVISTGAKQALINVIMSLVGPGDEVVIPAPFWVSYASQVQLAGGIPVIVRSTLEEDWKVPVERIAAAITPKTRLLMFSSPCNPSGSVLTRAEHEALAEEVAKHKDLYVIADEIYEHIVFDGSHFSFGSLPGMAERTITVNGLSKAFALTGWRLGYMGAPLWIAQAATKLQGQFTSGANSISQRVAKACVEADPAILAGMRNDFRRRRDLVVAGVNKIPGWKCNVPQGAFYLLPDVSASFGGPIKGAVDLSLYLLDNANVSLVEGLSFGADNTVRISYATSDDKLVEALRRIAKAVGEL, encoded by the coding sequence ATGCGCCTGTCCCCTATTGTTTCGTCGATGACCGAATCGGCAACCTTGCTGATGGCCCGCCGGAGCCGAGAATTGCGCGCTGCTGGCCGCGACATCATCGACCTGAGCCTAGGCGAACCGGATCATGATCCACCCGCTTTCGCTTTGGATGCCGCCCGTGAAGCGTTGAACGGTAACTGGCATAAATACTCTCCGGTGAACGGTTATGCCGATGTGCGAAAGGCCATTGCCAATAAGTTCGAACGCGACAATGGTCTCTCGTTCACCCCTGACCAGATCGTGATCAGTACCGGTGCCAAACAGGCTTTGATCAACGTGATCATGAGCTTGGTAGGGCCTGGCGACGAAGTGGTGATACCTGCTCCGTTCTGGGTGAGCTACGCCTCACAAGTGCAATTGGCAGGTGGAATACCCGTGATCGTGCGGTCCACTTTGGAAGAGGATTGGAAGGTTCCTGTGGAACGGATCGCTGCGGCCATTACGCCAAAGACCCGGTTGCTCATGTTCAGTAGCCCCTGTAACCCAAGCGGTTCCGTGCTTACCAGAGCAGAACACGAAGCATTGGCGGAAGAAGTAGCGAAGCACAAGGACCTCTACGTGATCGCCGATGAGATCTACGAACATATCGTATTCGACGGATCCCATTTCAGCTTTGGATCGTTGCCCGGTATGGCGGAAAGGACCATTACGGTGAATGGACTGAGCAAAGCGTTCGCGCTTACGGGATGGCGGTTAGGGTACATGGGTGCTCCCTTGTGGATCGCGCAAGCTGCTACCAAATTGCAAGGCCAATTCACTTCCGGTGCGAATAGCATCTCACAGCGCGTTGCGAAAGCGTGCGTGGAGGCCGACCCCGCGATACTTGCTGGAATGCGCAATGATTTCCGTAGGCGACGTGATCTTGTCGTGGCAGGAGTGAACAAGATCCCCGGTTGGAAATGCAACGTTCCGCAAGGTGCATTCTACTTGTTGCCGGATGTTAGCGCTTCATTCGGAGGACCGATCAAGGGTGCCGTGGACCTTAGTTTATACCTGCTTGATAATGCCAATGTGAGTTTGGTCGAAGGCCTGTCCTTCGGTGCGGATAACACGGTTCGCATCAGCTACGCAACGAGCGATGATAAACTGGTTGAAGCCCTGCGTCGTATTGCTAAAGCAGTTGGTGAACTTTGA
- a CDS encoding RNA methyltransferase translates to MITKAELKHVRSLQQKKYRDSTGLFLVQGPKLVAELLACDGPVEALFVTEEAQLKYNWPSSTVLPAHELDRLGTLDSGVEAIAVVRKSIPEKFGTTRTNELILVLDGVRDPGNLGTLLRIADWFGIARVVCSPDCVEVWNPKCVQASMGALFRVEVHSVELGSFLADQERSGTSLYVASMEGQNVFDVALKRPAALIMGSESHGVSDAVRTIRNTLIAIPGSGNSESLNVAMAASALCMEFTRQLRLPR, encoded by the coding sequence TTGATCACTAAAGCCGAACTGAAGCACGTACGTAGCTTACAGCAAAAGAAGTACCGGGACAGCACGGGCCTTTTTTTGGTGCAGGGTCCTAAGCTTGTGGCTGAATTGTTAGCATGCGATGGACCCGTGGAAGCGCTCTTTGTTACCGAAGAAGCGCAGTTGAAGTACAACTGGCCTTCGTCCACAGTACTTCCTGCACATGAATTGGATCGCTTAGGGACATTGGATAGTGGGGTCGAAGCGATCGCCGTAGTACGTAAGAGCATCCCGGAAAAATTCGGTACAACGCGTACTAATGAATTGATCTTGGTGCTGGATGGCGTGCGTGATCCCGGGAATTTGGGAACGTTATTGCGAATTGCGGATTGGTTCGGCATTGCACGCGTGGTATGCAGTCCGGACTGTGTAGAGGTCTGGAATCCAAAATGCGTACAAGCCAGCATGGGGGCCTTGTTCCGTGTTGAAGTCCATTCCGTTGAACTTGGCTCTTTCCTAGCTGATCAAGAACGATCAGGAACTTCGCTATACGTAGCATCCATGGAGGGCCAGAACGTTTTCGATGTTGCGTTGAAGCGACCTGCCGCGTTGATCATGGGAAGTGAATCCCATGGTGTTTCCGATGCCGTGCGTACCATCAGAAATACATTGATCGCCATTCCTGGTTCAGGAAATTCCGAATCGCTGAACGTGGCAATGGCTGCTTCGGCACTTTGTATGGAATTTACAAGGCAGCTTCGTTTACCACGATAG
- a CDS encoding BamA/TamA family outer membrane protein produces the protein MLSIAALLILIGCDPTKRVPEGRYLLKKNTVKVAERSVDKDDLIGIIKQKPNKKILGLRFYLTAYNLPDPAQIAIKRERKDKRRDQLNEHRAEDGKLPKPYSRTAGEWLRDVVGEPPVILDSSLTARSNQQIRAYMQREGYFKAIVSDTVHYTHRKLFGGRGKPYTKPKAEVTYSVTPGPMYRYRNINYEIDDDRIKYYVLKDTINARIKKGQRFDVDELDAERARITQTLREEGYLFFTKELIHYDADTTVGNLQVDIELHFERAVSGPDKGLAGTPEGSVYSIVDVTVATQRYSRRSEGLIPDTLKYHDYAILYSNKLRYNPNALLTEVYLEPNSRFRQSNADRTYRRLSGLRVFDRIDITYDTTLTAGPGLANARIDVLPGKEQSVSAEASGTNRGGFFGISGSLAYKHRNLFKGMASAQLQLVLGLEAQQSFTSAGSQQGTTGGVVNEGLFNTVDIGPELSIRFPKFLQPLWFIRPPRSTAPSTTINILYNYQKRPDYGRTLAKFSYGFEWQESRYNTVGFFPLEINVIKIPEKSEAFRTYLQQANDPVFTDSYTDHLIVGMRSQFTHNTQVNSKARNSFFARITGEWAAPLGFMGSASQDTAGNTFNTVSGIRYAEFLKLDSDLRWRHVIHEKSSLAFRIAAGIGVPYGNLTVLPFESSFFVGGANGLRAWRARSIGPGSYSAPLLAYDRIGEIRMEANAEYRFKLIGIFEGALFTDIGNIWELEEDPKRPGGGFSDTFLSELAIGTGAGVRLNFDFFIVRVDLGLQTKDPSLPSGERWLFQPKDRYQAQLEELDLPLTRYRNQYNFNLGIGYPF, from the coding sequence TTGCTTTCCATCGCGGCCTTGCTGATCCTTATTGGTTGCGACCCCACGAAACGCGTTCCTGAAGGGCGTTATTTACTGAAAAAGAACACCGTAAAAGTTGCGGAACGTTCGGTCGATAAGGATGATCTGATCGGTATCATCAAACAGAAACCGAATAAGAAGATCCTTGGTCTGCGCTTTTATCTCACTGCGTATAACCTGCCTGATCCAGCCCAAATCGCCATTAAACGAGAGCGAAAGGATAAACGTAGAGATCAACTGAACGAGCACCGCGCAGAAGATGGCAAACTGCCCAAACCATATTCACGCACTGCTGGAGAGTGGCTTCGCGATGTAGTGGGTGAGCCGCCTGTGATTCTTGATAGTTCGCTCACCGCGCGCTCCAACCAGCAGATCCGTGCCTACATGCAACGGGAGGGTTACTTCAAAGCCATTGTGAGCGATACGGTCCATTACACGCATCGTAAACTTTTCGGGGGCCGTGGAAAACCGTACACCAAGCCTAAAGCAGAAGTAACCTATTCCGTGACACCGGGCCCCATGTACCGTTACAGGAACATCAATTACGAGATCGATGATGATCGGATCAAGTACTATGTACTGAAGGATACGATCAACGCGCGGATCAAGAAAGGACAACGATTCGATGTGGATGAACTCGATGCTGAACGTGCGCGCATAACACAGACCCTGCGTGAAGAGGGCTACCTTTTCTTTACGAAAGAACTGATTCATTATGATGCAGATACCACGGTCGGAAACCTTCAGGTGGATATTGAACTTCATTTCGAGCGCGCAGTCAGTGGTCCCGATAAGGGGTTGGCCGGAACTCCCGAAGGATCGGTCTACTCCATCGTTGACGTAACCGTTGCAACACAGCGCTATTCGCGAAGAAGCGAAGGGCTGATTCCTGATACATTGAAGTATCATGACTACGCGATCCTGTACAGCAATAAGCTCCGGTATAACCCGAACGCACTGCTCACCGAAGTCTATCTGGAACCCAATTCCCGCTTTAGGCAAAGCAATGCGGACCGGACCTATAGGCGTCTTTCCGGATTGAGGGTCTTCGATAGGATCGATATTACCTACGATACCACCCTAACAGCGGGACCTGGTCTTGCCAATGCGCGAATTGATGTGCTGCCTGGTAAAGAACAATCGGTATCCGCCGAGGCTTCCGGGACGAACAGGGGTGGATTTTTCGGGATCTCCGGATCCCTTGCCTACAAACACCGTAACCTCTTCAAGGGTATGGCAAGCGCGCAATTGCAACTTGTGCTGGGTCTGGAGGCTCAACAAAGCTTCACCAGCGCGGGCTCGCAGCAGGGAACTACCGGCGGTGTTGTGAACGAAGGACTATTCAACACCGTGGACATTGGTCCGGAATTGAGCATCCGGTTCCCGAAATTCCTTCAGCCACTTTGGTTCATTCGACCACCACGATCGACCGCGCCAAGCACAACGATCAACATCCTGTACAACTATCAAAAACGTCCGGATTATGGACGCACATTGGCCAAATTCTCCTATGGCTTCGAATGGCAGGAATCACGGTACAATACGGTCGGCTTTTTCCCGCTGGAGATCAATGTGATCAAGATCCCGGAGAAATCGGAGGCTTTCCGAACATACCTTCAACAAGCGAACGACCCGGTTTTTACGGACAGTTATACAGACCACTTGATCGTGGGTATGCGCAGTCAATTCACGCACAATACACAGGTCAATAGCAAGGCACGCAATTCATTTTTCGCGCGGATCACCGGTGAATGGGCGGCTCCGCTGGGATTCATGGGTTCCGCATCTCAAGACACTGCTGGGAATACATTCAATACCGTATCCGGCATCCGCTATGCTGAATTCCTAAAGCTGGATAGCGACCTGCGATGGCGCCATGTGATCCACGAAAAAAGCAGCTTGGCATTCCGGATTGCTGCGGGTATTGGCGTACCCTATGGGAACCTTACCGTATTGCCGTTCGAGAGCAGCTTCTTCGTTGGCGGCGCTAACGGTCTTAGAGCTTGGCGCGCACGGTCCATTGGCCCCGGTTCATACAGTGCCCCGCTACTGGCCTATGACCGCATAGGCGAGATCCGTATGGAAGCCAATGCGGAATACCGGTTCAAACTGATCGGCATTTTCGAAGGAGCACTATTCACCGACATCGGAAATATCTGGGAGTTGGAAGAGGATCCAAAGAGACCCGGTGGCGGCTTCAGCGATACATTCTTAAGCGAACTTGCAATAGGAACCGGAGCCGGTGTGCGTTTGAATTTCGACTTCTTCATTGTTCGGGTCGACCTCGGTCTCCAGACCAAAGACCCTTCGTTGCCCAGCGGTGAACGATGGCTATTCCAGCCAAAAGATCGGTACCAAGCGCAATTGGAAGAATTGGATCTGCCTTTGACGCGCTACAGGAACCAGTATAATTTCAATCTTGGAATCGGGTATCCGTTCTGA
- a CDS encoding PorT family protein, whose translation MPNFDQRRFHFGFLLSYNTSDFYTRLKPNSVFGDSLLEMQHQKQPGFNLGIVASLNMTKNLSLRFLPTLSFQDRILQYEFRDPDLGSVYFQKQVESTYLEFPLLVKLRSDRINNFAAYLIAGGHFGIDMASQKDVNQDLDDGVIKLKKNDYAAEVGGGFDMFLPYFKFGIELKTGIGIPNLLIDDDTRFSRPIQSLRSKVWVLTFTFEG comes from the coding sequence ATGCCAAACTTCGATCAGCGTCGTTTTCATTTCGGGTTCCTGCTCAGCTACAACACCAGCGACTTCTATACGCGCTTGAAACCAAACTCGGTGTTCGGGGACTCGTTGTTGGAAATGCAGCATCAGAAACAACCCGGTTTCAATCTGGGGATCGTTGCATCGCTGAACATGACCAAGAACCTGAGCCTGCGGTTCTTACCTACCCTTTCGTTCCAGGACAGGATCCTGCAATATGAATTCCGGGACCCGGATCTTGGTTCTGTCTATTTTCAAAAACAGGTGGAAAGTACCTACTTGGAATTTCCGCTGCTTGTAAAACTTCGTAGTGATAGGATCAACAATTTCGCCGCATACTTGATCGCTGGTGGTCATTTCGGAATCGATATGGCAAGCCAAAAAGATGTGAATCAGGATCTGGATGACGGGGTGATCAAACTGAAAAAGAACGATTATGCTGCCGAAGTGGGCGGTGGTTTCGATATGTTCCTCCCCTATTTCAAATTCGGCATTGAGCTCAAGACCGGAATAGGGATCCCGAATTTGTTGATCGACGACGATACACGATTCAGTAGGCCCATTCAAAGCCTTCGTTCGAAGGTCTGGGTATTGACGTTTACGTTCGAAGGGTAG
- a CDS encoding D-glycero-beta-D-manno-heptose-7-phosphate kinase, translating into MTLASERFFDGAQRTTALVIGDVMVDAYLWGRVERISPEAPVPVVQVHERSARLGGAANVALNMKALGANAVVVSVVGDDENAKNLDLRFKEQGLSVAGIIRSPERRTTVKTRVISGHQHIVRVDEEQEDDLSLNDANALIARVEALLGSEKPGVIVLEDYNKGVLAENTIARIIELANTAKVPVAVDPKKRNFLAYRGVSLFKPNLKELREGLKIDIDPTSDNSVSDAVNLLEAQLGNAISMITLSEHGTYIHQGELTHRIDAHRRKIADVSGAGDTVIAVAALALAQGLSAKHIGELANLAGGLVCEEVGVVPVDRTRFLSECIRLELPS; encoded by the coding sequence ATGACGCTCGCAAGTGAACGGTTCTTCGATGGCGCGCAGCGCACTACGGCACTTGTGATCGGCGATGTTATGGTGGATGCGTACCTCTGGGGCCGTGTGGAACGCATAAGCCCGGAAGCACCTGTGCCTGTAGTACAAGTACACGAACGTAGCGCCCGTTTAGGTGGTGCCGCCAACGTTGCATTGAACATGAAAGCGCTTGGCGCGAATGCCGTGGTCGTTAGCGTAGTGGGCGATGATGAGAACGCGAAGAATTTGGATCTCCGATTCAAGGAACAAGGCCTCTCAGTGGCCGGCATCATTCGATCACCCGAACGCCGAACCACGGTAAAAACCCGCGTGATCAGTGGCCATCAGCACATTGTCCGAGTTGATGAGGAACAGGAGGACGATCTATCGCTCAACGATGCGAACGCATTGATCGCTCGTGTTGAAGCACTGTTGGGATCGGAAAAGCCGGGCGTGATCGTATTGGAGGATTATAACAAAGGCGTGCTTGCGGAGAACACGATCGCACGCATCATTGAGCTAGCGAATACGGCCAAAGTTCCGGTAGCCGTTGATCCGAAGAAGCGGAATTTCCTTGCCTATCGGGGCGTTTCACTGTTCAAACCGAATCTGAAGGAGCTGCGCGAAGGACTGAAGATCGATATTGATCCAACAAGCGACAACAGTGTTTCCGACGCCGTGAACCTATTGGAAGCGCAATTGGGAAATGCGATCAGTATGATCACGTTGAGCGAGCACGGAACCTATATCCATCAGGGTGAATTGACCCATCGTATTGATGCGCATCGCCGGAAGATCGCAGATGTCAGCGGCGCTGGCGATACTGTGATCGCGGTAGCCGCATTGGCCCTGGCGCAAGGGTTGTCTGCCAAGCACATCGGGGAATTGGCGAACCTTGCCGGTGGTCTGGTGTGTGAAGAAGTTGGCGTCGTGCCCGTGGATCGTACACGTTTTCTTAGCGAATGCATCCGTCTTGAACTGCCGTCATGA